In a genomic window of Rhizobium sp. CIAT894:
- a CDS encoding LacI family DNA-binding transcriptional regulator produces MRRPTISDLARASGVSVATVDRVLNARHRVREETARRVYDAAQEIGYHAVGLIRQRVFEDLPQYKLAFLLQKPTQQFYQAFAREIEAAARAVTNARIQTQIDFPSAATPAAIVEKLKALGARNQAVALVAPDYPAVTAAIEELKEKGVPVFSLLSDFASGVRTGYIGVNNRKVGRTAAWLIARTARKPGKVACFVGSHRFHGHELREIGFRSYFRENAPEFDVIDTLINLDTPEITHEATLTLLQKHPDLVGLYICGGGMEGAISAFREESLGGKVVLVVNELTPDSKAGLADDIVAMAIGTPLPGLCQELMVLMKDAIENSEAAIPGQSFLPFDIYLSENI; encoded by the coding sequence ATGCGCCGTCCCACCATATCCGATCTTGCCCGCGCCTCCGGCGTCAGCGTTGCCACCGTCGACCGGGTTCTCAACGCCCGCCACCGCGTGCGGGAGGAAACGGCGCGGCGGGTTTATGACGCGGCGCAGGAGATCGGCTATCATGCCGTCGGCCTCATCCGGCAGCGCGTCTTCGAGGATCTGCCGCAATACAAGCTCGCCTTTCTGCTGCAGAAGCCGACGCAGCAGTTCTATCAGGCGTTCGCCCGCGAGATCGAAGCGGCGGCGCGGGCGGTCACGAACGCCCGCATTCAGACGCAGATCGACTTTCCCTCCGCCGCCACGCCGGCTGCGATCGTCGAGAAACTCAAAGCTCTCGGCGCGCGCAACCAGGCGGTTGCCCTGGTGGCGCCTGACTACCCGGCGGTCACGGCCGCTATCGAGGAGTTGAAAGAAAAAGGCGTCCCGGTCTTCTCGCTGCTCTCCGATTTCGCGTCGGGCGTACGCACCGGTTACATCGGCGTCAACAACCGCAAGGTCGGCCGCACCGCCGCCTGGCTGATCGCGCGGACGGCGCGCAAGCCGGGGAAGGTCGCCTGTTTCGTCGGCAGTCATCGTTTCCATGGTCATGAACTGCGGGAAATCGGCTTCCGCTCCTATTTCCGCGAAAATGCGCCCGAATTTGACGTGATCGACACACTGATCAACCTGGATACGCCCGAGATCACGCATGAGGCGACGTTGACATTGCTGCAGAAACATCCCGACCTTGTCGGGCTTTATATCTGCGGCGGCGGCATGGAAGGGGCAATCTCGGCGTTCCGCGAAGAAAGCCTTGGCGGCAAGGTGGTGCTGGTGGTCAACGAACTTACGCCCGACAGCAAGGCAGGTCTTGCCGATGACATCGTCGCCATGGCGATCGGCACTCCCCTGCCCGGGCTCTGTCAGGAATTGATGGTCCTGATGAAGGATGCGATCGAGAACAGCGAAGCCGCCATCCCCGGTCAGTCTTTCCTGCCCTTCGACATCTACCTTTCAGAGAATATCTGA